The sequence TGGAAAACGACCAACCTTGGGGGTACAGCCGCGTCTCCAAGGACTCCTCGTCCCCCATGCAGGATATCAATATTCAGGAGCAATTGCATCCCATGCATACTACGAACTTGCTGCTCATGGCTTTGCAGAAACCTTTGTCATCCTTGGACCAAATCACACAGGTACCGGGTCAGGAGTATCTCTGATGATGAAAGGTGCTTGGACAACGCCTCTCGGGGAAATCCCGATTAATGAAACAATTGCAAAAAAACTTCACAAAGGTATCATAGATGCCGATGACACAGCCCATTATTATGAGCACTCCATTGAAGTACAACTCCCTTTTCTACAATACGTCGCACAGGGCAAATCCTTTGATTTTGTTCCAATCTGTATGATGATGCAAGATGAAGACACCGCCTATGAGATTGCAACGATTCTCGTAGATGCTATCAAAACAAGTCAACGCCGCATAGTACTCATAGCAAGCACTGATTTTTCCCACGTCGGGTTCAACTATGCAACCATGCCCCCACAAGGGTTACGTGTCGATGAATTTGCCCACCGACAAGATGCCTATGCATTAGAAAAAATACGCAACTTTGACCCTGCAGGACTTATTCGAACAGTCTATGAACACAATATTACTATGTGTGGTTATGGCCCAGTTGCTGTAGTGCTGTGGGCAGCACAGAAACTTGGGGCACAGCATGTCGAACTGCTTAAATATGGGACTTCCTATGAGGTTCACCCGAGTAGCTCCTGTGTTGGCTATGCATCTTGCAGTATCTATTAAACCTGGTGAAAAAACTATGAAACAACAAGTTCGTGATATTCAGCCTGCTGAAACTTCTACGGTAAATCAACTTATCCGCGCATTATACCAGAGCGGTGGTTTTTCAGCAAAAAAAGTCGCTGATGGTGTTGATATTATTGAAACTATGATTCGAGATAAAAACTGCTACAAGTTTCTCTCCTTTCCTGCATGCATTATCTCAACGGGCACACGCGGCATCATCAAAGAACTTGTGAAACAGAAACTTTTTGATGCCATTGTCACAACAACAGGTACACTTGATCATGATCTTGCCCGCCTCTGGAAACCGTACTATCACGGTTCTTTTATGGGTGATGATAAAGAACTCTACGAGAAAGGAATCAACCGACTCGGCAACATCTACATTCCCATAGAGTGTTATGGAACCATCCTTGAACAAAAACTTCAACCAATGTTTACAAACATCTTTCAACATCAGCGGAAATGGTCGACCAGGGATCTTATTTGGGAGGTTGGTAAACAACTTCAACGGGAAAAAAACAAGGAGACGTCCATCATTTATTGGGCGTGGAAAAATCAACTACCTATCTACGTTCCAGGTATAACCGACGGTGCTTTTGGATCGCAACTCTGGATGTACTACCAAAATCATCGAGATATCACCATGGATCTTTTTAAAGATGAACAAGACCTCGCAGATACGATTTTCACCTCAAAAAAGACTGGTGCGCTCATCATCGGTGGCGGCATCTCTAAACACCATGTTATCTGGTGGAACCAATACAAAGAAGGGCTTGACTATGTGGTTTACATCACAACTGCGGTTGAGTACGATGGCAGTCTTTCTGGTGCGCAAACCCGGGAAGCCATATCTTGGGGTAAAATCAATGAGAAAGCACCGCATCTCACCATTGAAG comes from Candidatus Thermoplasmatota archaeon and encodes:
- a CDS encoding MEMO1 family protein translates to MHSIRRAVVAGQFYPGTKTALLRQLEECFLDDRGVGKRPTLGVQPRLQGLLVPHAGYQYSGAIASHAYYELAAHGFAETFVILGPNHTGTGSGVSLMMKGAWTTPLGEIPINETIAKKLHKGIIDADDTAHYYEHSIEVQLPFLQYVAQGKSFDFVPICMMMQDEDTAYEIATILVDAIKTSQRRIVLIASTDFSHVGFNYATMPPQGLRVDEFAHRQDAYALEKIRNFDPAGLIRTVYEHNITMCGYGPVAVVLWAAQKLGAQHVELLKYGTSYEVHPSSSCVGYASCSIY
- a CDS encoding deoxyhypusine synthase → MKQQVRDIQPAETSTVNQLIRALYQSGGFSAKKVADGVDIIETMIRDKNCYKFLSFPACIISTGTRGIIKELVKQKLFDAIVTTTGTLDHDLARLWKPYYHGSFMGDDKELYEKGINRLGNIYIPIECYGTILEQKLQPMFTNIFQHQRKWSTRDLIWEVGKQLQREKNKETSIIYWAWKNQLPIYVPGITDGAFGSQLWMYYQNHRDITMDLFKDEQDLADTIFTSKKTGALIIGGGISKHHVIWWNQYKEGLDYVVYITTAVEYDGSLSGAQTREAISWGKINEKAPHLTIEGDATVLLPLMISALFERLQS